From a region of the Methylomonas rapida genome:
- the hypE gene encoding hydrogenase expression/formation protein HypE, which produces MTLSSVFPDTHIALAHGNGGRLMRELIASLFARHLANEHLNTQVDAADLPLSTDEGELMMTTDGFTVEPLEFPGGNIGSLAVHGTINDLAVSGALPRYLSLNAFIEEGLEVALLDRVLASMAAACRESEVKVVAGDTKVLRRGQGGGIYFAVTGIGIRPRTLKLGLDRIRPGDTILVSGSVGDHGTAVLLAREQFGLSGELQSDSASVLPITQALCDIPGLRFLRDPTRGGLATVAHEIAHATGHSVRLQQASIPVQDPVRMVCDILGYDPLYLACEGRVVAVVEQASANQAMECLHGLGYHDAAIIGSIESGKAMVILETDIGGERILQELEDDPLPRIC; this is translated from the coding sequence ATGACTTTATCTTCCGTATTTCCCGACACTCACATCGCACTGGCGCACGGCAACGGCGGCCGCCTGATGCGCGAATTGATCGCATCGTTATTTGCCCGCCATCTGGCCAATGAACACTTGAATACCCAGGTCGATGCTGCCGATTTGCCGCTGTCGACCGACGAAGGCGAGCTGATGATGACGACGGACGGCTTCACGGTCGAGCCGCTGGAGTTTCCGGGCGGCAATATCGGCAGTCTGGCGGTGCATGGCACGATCAATGATTTGGCCGTCTCCGGCGCCCTGCCCCGTTATCTGAGTCTGAACGCCTTCATCGAGGAAGGCCTGGAAGTGGCTTTGCTGGATCGCGTGCTGGCCAGCATGGCGGCGGCTTGCCGGGAAAGCGAGGTCAAGGTCGTGGCCGGCGATACCAAGGTGCTACGCCGCGGCCAGGGCGGCGGCATCTATTTCGCCGTCACCGGTATCGGCATCCGCCCCCGCACTTTGAAACTGGGCCTGGACCGGATTCGCCCCGGCGACACGATTCTGGTCAGCGGCTCGGTAGGCGATCATGGCACCGCGGTATTATTGGCCCGCGAGCAATTTGGCTTGTCCGGCGAGCTGCAATCGGATTCCGCCAGTGTCTTGCCGATCACGCAAGCCCTATGCGACATCCCCGGCTTGCGCTTCCTGCGCGACCCGACCCGTGGCGGACTGGCGACGGTGGCGCATGAAATCGCCCATGCCACCGGCCACAGTGTTCGCCTGCAACAGGCCAGCATCCCGGTACAAGACCCGGTGCGGATGGTGTGCGACATTTTGGGCTATGATCCTTTGTATCTGGCCTGCGAAGGCCGGGTCGTCGCGGTGGTAGAGCAAGCCTCCGCCAACCAAGCCATGGAATGTTTACACGGCCTGGGCTATCACGACGCGGCCATTATCGGCTCGATCGAGAGCGGCAAAGCCATGGTGATCCTGGAAACCGACATCGGCGGCGAGCGCATACTGCAAGAACTGGAAGACGATCCGCTGCCGCGTATTTGCTAA
- a CDS encoding HAD-IIA family hydrolase, translated as MQAFSDISGLIIDMDGVLWHGDQAQAGLSEFFQTLRDLRLPFVLATNNASLSAEQYVAKLAKMRVRVELGEILTSGMATALYLAERYQPETTRVFVIGGVGARQPLLDLGFILTGLDDIEGDRRAHLVVSGLDKDLSWDKLCTAALNIQAGAHFYGTNGDVTLPSERGFLPGNGATLAALSAATGVTPTLIGKPEPIIYQQALALLGVEPERVIAIGDRLDTDILGAVRAGTRSVLVLSGISKESDIASLDYAPTWVMQDIQALTRALLI; from the coding sequence ATGCAAGCATTCAGTGATATTAGCGGTTTGATCATCGATATGGATGGTGTGTTGTGGCACGGCGATCAGGCGCAAGCCGGGTTGAGCGAGTTTTTTCAGACTTTGCGCGATTTGCGTCTACCGTTCGTGCTGGCGACCAATAACGCCAGTCTGAGTGCCGAGCAATACGTCGCAAAACTGGCGAAGATGCGGGTGAGAGTCGAGCTTGGTGAAATTCTGACTTCCGGCATGGCGACCGCTTTATATCTGGCTGAGCGCTACCAACCGGAAACGACACGCGTGTTCGTGATCGGAGGTGTCGGCGCGCGCCAACCCTTGCTGGATTTGGGTTTTATCTTGACCGGTTTGGACGATATCGAGGGCGATAGACGCGCGCATTTGGTCGTCAGTGGTTTGGACAAGGACTTGAGCTGGGACAAGCTCTGTACGGCGGCTTTGAATATTCAAGCTGGCGCACATTTTTACGGCACCAATGGCGACGTGACCTTGCCCAGCGAGCGCGGCTTTTTGCCGGGCAATGGCGCGACGCTGGCGGCCTTGAGCGCCGCGACCGGCGTTACACCCACCCTCATCGGCAAGCCGGAACCGATCATTTATCAACAAGCCTTGGCTTTACTGGGTGTTGAACCGGAACGCGTGATAGCCATCGGCGATAGGCTGGATACCGATATTCTGGGCGCGGTGCGAGCGGGCACACGGAGCGTGTTGGTATTGTCGGGTATTTCCAAGGAAAGCGACATTGCCTCGCTCGATTACGCGCCCACCTGGGTGATGCAAGATATTCAGGCCTTGACCCGGGCCTTGCTGATATAA
- the dhaL gene encoding dihydroxyacetone kinase subunit DhaL — protein sequence MSLTPAHLPKLFDAVAAAINENAAAVTELDQAIGDGDHVFNLQRGIEALQSHATEIAGLDWTAAWQKIGMTVMAAIGGASGSLYATLFISLHKNTKDKPVDPKTFAEALHLAVEAVKQRGKADVGEKTMLDVWVPVAAALKQDVEEGKNLHEILDHVHAVAEAGVEATRDMVATKGRASFLGERSKGHIDAGAKTAQLMIAAIANHIKTVAE from the coding sequence ATGTCACTGACACCCGCACACTTACCGAAATTGTTCGATGCAGTCGCCGCCGCCATCAATGAAAACGCCGCCGCCGTTACCGAACTGGATCAAGCTATCGGCGACGGCGACCATGTGTTTAATTTGCAGCGCGGCATAGAAGCCTTACAGAGTCACGCCACCGAGATCGCTGGCCTGGACTGGACCGCGGCCTGGCAAAAAATCGGCATGACGGTGATGGCGGCCATCGGCGGCGCCTCGGGTTCTCTATATGCCACCTTGTTCATCAGCCTGCATAAAAACACGAAAGACAAGCCTGTAGATCCCAAAACCTTCGCCGAGGCGCTACATTTGGCGGTAGAGGCGGTCAAGCAACGCGGCAAGGCCGACGTCGGCGAAAAAACCATGCTTGATGTATGGGTACCGGTGGCGGCTGCCCTGAAACAGGATGTGGAGGAAGGCAAAAATTTGCATGAGATTCTGGATCATGTTCACGCCGTTGCCGAAGCGGGCGTCGAAGCCACTCGCGACATGGTGGCCACCAAAGGCCGCGCCTCGTTTCTGGGCGAGCGCAGCAAAGGCCATATCGATGCCGGCGCCAAAACCGCGCAATTGATGATAGCCGCGATTGCAAACCACATTAAAACGGTCGCAGAGTAA
- the hypB gene encoding hydrogenase nickel incorporation protein HypB — MCNTCGCNVTSGNRHLLFTAPAQKPVSAVTVLSNLLKHNDAHAEQNRARLDAQGVLAINLMSSPGSGKTALLEATIQRLKDSLNIGVIEGDLETENDADRIRAQGVPAHQITTGTACHLDAHLLGPALDHFDLSKLDLLFIENVGNLVCPASFDLGHHRNVTLLSVTEGDDKPAKYPVMFRAADLMLITKIDLLPHLDDFSPERAELCQRKLASSAPVFNLSSRSGQGMEAWLEWLQHEVAEHKQRVKNGQTLRPRVQQDGQSLHDPASQPRFRPVVRV; from the coding sequence ATGTGTAATACCTGTGGCTGTAATGTAACGTCGGGTAACCGGCATTTATTGTTTACCGCGCCGGCACAAAAACCGGTATCTGCCGTGACCGTGCTGAGCAATTTGCTCAAGCACAACGATGCCCATGCCGAGCAGAATCGGGCCAGGCTCGATGCGCAGGGCGTGCTGGCCATCAACTTGATGTCGTCGCCGGGTTCCGGCAAGACCGCGTTGCTGGAAGCCACCATTCAGCGGCTCAAGGATAGCTTGAACATCGGCGTGATAGAAGGCGACCTGGAAACCGAGAACGACGCCGACCGTATTCGCGCCCAGGGCGTGCCGGCCCATCAAATCACCACCGGCACGGCCTGTCATCTGGATGCGCATTTGCTGGGACCGGCGCTCGATCATTTCGATTTGTCCAAGCTCGATCTGTTGTTCATCGAAAACGTCGGTAATCTGGTGTGCCCGGCCAGTTTCGATTTGGGTCATCACCGTAACGTTACCTTGCTGTCGGTGACGGAAGGCGACGACAAGCCGGCCAAATATCCGGTGATGTTCCGCGCTGCCGATTTGATGCTGATCACCAAGATTGATCTGTTGCCGCATCTGGACGATTTCTCGCCGGAACGGGCGGAGCTGTGTCAACGCAAGTTGGCCAGCAGCGCGCCGGTTTTTAACCTGTCCAGCCGCTCGGGGCAAGGCATGGAGGCTTGGCTGGAATGGCTGCAACATGAAGTGGCCGAACATAAACAGCGGGTCAAAAACGGGCAAACGCTGCGTCCCAGGGTGCAGCAGGATGGGCAAAGCCTGCATGACCCGGCGTCGCAGCCGCGTTTCCGTCCGGTTGTCAGGGTTTGA
- the hypD gene encoding hydrogenase formation protein HypD has product MMHSAQHWLEKIRALPLPERVRLMNVCGGHERSISMAGLRKALPGQIELIPGPGCPVCVCPEQDIYQAIHLALNEDIVLLSFGDMLRVPVNVSKKAIRSLEQAKAAGADVRPIASPLEAVKIARAEPHKTVVFFVAGFETTCAPVAGMIAEGMPDNLLLLMSGRLTWPAVSMLLESEQPGFDALIAPGHVSTVMGSEEWQFVVDKHQIPAAIAGFTPESLLAATYSVLRQLIENRPFLDNCYPEVVKPNGNPKAKALLAQTLAVVDAPWRGIGVIPASGFELKPDYDSHNARLRFPDASSQAREHVGEMPPGCDCARVVLGKIKPLDCRIYGTACTPRTPVGPCMVSDEGACRIWWASGMRKETAQVVPMD; this is encoded by the coding sequence ATGATGCATAGCGCACAACACTGGCTGGAAAAAATTCGCGCGCTGCCGCTGCCGGAACGGGTGCGCTTGATGAACGTTTGCGGCGGGCATGAACGCTCGATTTCGATGGCCGGTTTGCGCAAAGCCCTGCCGGGACAAATCGAACTGATCCCCGGCCCCGGCTGTCCGGTCTGCGTGTGCCCGGAGCAAGATATTTATCAAGCCATTCATTTGGCGTTGAACGAAGACATCGTGCTGCTGAGTTTCGGCGATATGCTGCGGGTACCGGTCAATGTATCCAAAAAAGCCATTCGTTCGCTGGAACAAGCCAAGGCGGCCGGTGCCGACGTGCGACCAATCGCCTCGCCGTTGGAAGCGGTCAAGATAGCCCGTGCCGAACCGCACAAGACCGTGGTGTTCTTCGTCGCCGGGTTCGAGACCACCTGCGCGCCGGTAGCGGGCATGATCGCTGAGGGCATGCCCGACAATCTATTGCTGCTGATGAGTGGCCGCCTGACCTGGCCTGCGGTGTCTATGCTGCTGGAGTCCGAGCAACCCGGCTTCGATGCGTTGATTGCGCCGGGTCATGTTTCTACCGTGATGGGGTCGGAAGAATGGCAATTTGTCGTCGATAAACATCAAATTCCGGCGGCTATCGCCGGTTTCACGCCGGAGAGCCTGTTGGCCGCGACGTATTCGGTGTTGCGGCAACTGATAGAGAACAGGCCTTTTCTGGATAATTGTTATCCCGAGGTGGTCAAGCCTAATGGCAATCCCAAAGCCAAGGCCTTGTTGGCGCAAACCTTGGCCGTGGTCGATGCACCGTGGCGCGGCATTGGGGTGATTCCGGCTTCCGGTTTCGAGCTCAAGCCGGATTACGACAGCCACAACGCCAGACTGCGTTTTCCGGATGCCTCCAGCCAGGCCCGCGAACATGTCGGTGAAATGCCGCCCGGCTGCGATTGCGCGCGGGTGGTGTTGGGCAAAATCAAACCGCTGGATTGCCGCATTTACGGCACGGCCTGCACGCCGCGCACCCCGGTTGGTCCGTGCATGGTGTCGGACGAAGGCGCCTGCCGCATCTGGTGGGCAAGTGGTATGCGCAAGGAAACCGCGCAAGTCGTTCCAATGGACTAA
- the hypA gene encoding hydrogenase maturation nickel metallochaperone HypA: MSGLHRTQPVHELSLCQDLLEQVIAIARAHQAEKVVRVIVNIGPLAGVEPLLLESAFSVSCEGTLAEGAELVTALQAIRVYCDVCGLESEATASDLSCRHCGDFATRLLSGDELILARVELESVEEVRH, encoded by the coding sequence ATGAGTGGTTTGCACAGGACGCAGCCAGTGCATGAACTGTCGCTGTGTCAGGATTTGCTGGAACAGGTCATCGCCATCGCAAGGGCGCATCAGGCGGAAAAAGTGGTGCGCGTCATCGTGAACATTGGGCCGCTGGCGGGCGTCGAACCCTTGTTGCTGGAGAGCGCATTCAGCGTCAGTTGCGAAGGCACGCTGGCCGAAGGCGCGGAGTTGGTGACGGCTCTACAAGCGATACGCGTCTATTGCGATGTGTGCGGCCTGGAGTCGGAAGCGACGGCCAGCGATCTCAGTTGTCGCCACTGCGGCGATTTTGCTACCCGGTTGTTGAGCGGCGACGAATTGATCTTGGCGCGGGTCGAATTGGAAAGCGTCGAAGAAGTACGGCATTGA
- the dhaK gene encoding dihydroxyacetone kinase subunit DhaK — protein MKKFIDSPATVLDTSLQGFAKAHADIVQLSTDPNFVARKQPKPGKVALISGGGSGHEPLHSGFVGFGMLDAACPGQIFTSPTPDQMLAAAQAVDGGAGVLFIVKNYAGDVMNFEMAAEMLEGPNATVLVNDDVSLPKDHAIGRRGVAGTTIVEKIVGAAAEEGYDLMACKALGDRVVQATASMGVALTSCTVPALGHPTFSIADDEIEMGVGIHGERGRETGKLVSATEIVAQLAGHIHAELNPQAGQAVLLHVNGFGGTPLVELHLVYELAWQYWQQRGLQIQRSLVGNFTTSLDMAGCSLTLTLLDDEMLHLWDAPVNTAALRWGC, from the coding sequence ATGAAAAAATTCATCGACAGTCCCGCCACCGTTCTGGACACCAGTCTGCAAGGCTTTGCCAAGGCCCATGCCGACATCGTGCAACTGAGCACCGATCCCAACTTCGTTGCCCGCAAGCAGCCCAAACCCGGCAAGGTGGCGCTGATTTCCGGCGGCGGCTCCGGCCATGAGCCCTTGCACAGCGGTTTCGTCGGCTTCGGCATGCTGGATGCGGCTTGTCCGGGGCAAATCTTTACCTCGCCGACGCCGGATCAAATGCTGGCTGCCGCGCAAGCCGTTGACGGCGGAGCCGGGGTGTTGTTCATCGTGAAGAATTACGCCGGCGATGTGATGAATTTCGAGATGGCGGCCGAGATGCTGGAAGGGCCGAATGCGACCGTGCTGGTCAACGATGATGTTTCCTTGCCGAAGGATCATGCGATAGGCCGTCGCGGCGTGGCCGGCACCACGATCGTCGAGAAAATCGTCGGTGCGGCGGCGGAAGAGGGCTACGATTTGATGGCCTGCAAAGCCCTGGGGGATAGAGTGGTGCAAGCCACGGCTTCCATGGGCGTGGCTTTGACCAGTTGCACCGTGCCGGCCCTGGGGCATCCAACCTTCAGTATTGCCGACGATGAAATCGAGATGGGCGTGGGGATTCACGGCGAACGCGGCCGGGAAACCGGCAAGCTAGTTTCGGCGACTGAAATCGTCGCGCAATTGGCCGGTCATATCCACGCTGAACTGAATCCGCAAGCCGGCCAGGCTGTGCTGCTGCATGTCAACGGTTTTGGCGGCACGCCGTTGGTGGAATTGCATCTGGTCTACGAATTGGCCTGGCAATATTGGCAGCAGCGTGGTTTGCAGATTCAGCGCTCGCTGGTCGGCAATTTCACGACTTCGCTGGATATGGCAGGTTGCTCGTTGACGCTGACCTTGCTGGATGACGAGATGTTGCATTTGTGGGATGCGCCGGTCAATACCGCCGCTTTACGCTGGGGTTGTTGA
- the hypF gene encoding carbamoyltransferase HypF, protein MHAVHIVIIGRVQGVGFRPFVSRLAHELNLTGWVRNRSGRVEIHAQGSAQSLRCFERELIRRAPPLAQPETPTVAIVELADYPDFRILASAADETTDAHIPPDYFVCDDCLAEMQDPAERRYRYPFINCTQCGPRYTLIDGLPYDRPNTAMADFPLCPACQAEYSNPNDRRYHAQPLACARCGPGLLFRRLGFVDQTGNEAALAACSVALRAGLLVAVKGVGGYHLLCDAAQSEPVRRLRLQKARPDKPLAVLVPWRGDDGLAVVDTLAELEPDERALLRSPLRPIVLGRKRLPSPLVDEIAPDLAEWGLMLPYSPLHHLLINDFGKPLVATSANISGEPVLTDGEEVESRLARVADAFLHHDRPILRPADDSVYRRIAGKPRPIRLGRGTAPLELAVPFSFGQPLLAVGADLKNTVALGFGRRLVVSPHIGNLGSPRSEQVFTQVIADLQRLYGVRPEAVVCDAHPGYHATRWARQAGLPVIPVFHHYAHASALVGEHGVQDPMLVFTWDGTGYGEDGTIWGGETLLGAPGSWLRVGTLKTFRLPGGEKASREPWRCALAVCWEAGLEWQVGLPDAALLKSALEKGVNSPLTSSVGRLFDAAAALMGIGCYSSYEGHAAMRLEAISRADVPGLDLPLSFNGAGILVTDWRPLLPMLTNPALSKAERGGAFHASLARAIVDQAQHLREIHGVVNVGLTGGVFQNRLLTELAQGELIEQGFSVYLSERLPAGDGAISFGQLIEAAGKGK, encoded by the coding sequence GTGCACGCTGTTCATATCGTCATCATCGGCCGCGTGCAGGGCGTGGGATTTAGGCCTTTTGTCAGCCGCTTGGCCCATGAATTGAACCTGACGGGCTGGGTGCGCAATCGTAGCGGCCGGGTCGAGATTCATGCCCAAGGTAGTGCCCAGTCTTTGCGTTGTTTCGAACGGGAGCTGATTCGGCGCGCGCCGCCATTGGCGCAACCGGAAACGCCAACGGTAGCGATCGTCGAGCTTGCCGACTACCCGGATTTCAGGATTTTGGCCAGTGCCGCCGATGAAACCACCGACGCGCATATCCCGCCCGATTATTTCGTTTGCGACGATTGCCTCGCGGAGATGCAAGACCCCGCCGAGCGCCGTTACCGTTACCCCTTCATCAATTGTACCCAATGCGGTCCGCGCTATACGCTGATCGATGGCTTGCCTTACGACAGGCCCAACACCGCGATGGCGGACTTTCCGCTATGCCCGGCTTGCCAGGCAGAATACAGCAATCCTAACGACCGCCGTTATCATGCCCAGCCGCTGGCGTGTGCTCGTTGCGGTCCGGGATTGCTGTTCCGCCGGCTGGGATTTGTTGACCAAACCGGCAATGAAGCCGCATTGGCCGCTTGTTCGGTGGCGTTGCGCGCGGGTTTGCTGGTCGCGGTCAAGGGGGTAGGCGGTTATCATCTTTTGTGCGATGCCGCCCAGTCAGAACCGGTAAGGCGACTGCGTTTGCAAAAGGCCAGGCCGGACAAGCCCCTGGCGGTGCTGGTGCCCTGGCGCGGCGACGATGGTTTGGCGGTCGTCGATACCCTGGCGGAGCTGGAGCCCGACGAGCGCGCGTTGCTGCGTTCGCCGCTGCGGCCCATCGTGTTAGGCAGGAAGCGCTTGCCATCGCCGCTGGTCGACGAGATTGCGCCCGATTTGGCGGAATGGGGGCTGATGTTGCCTTACAGCCCGTTGCATCATTTGCTGATCAATGATTTTGGCAAACCCTTGGTGGCGACGTCCGCGAATATCAGCGGCGAGCCGGTGCTGACCGACGGCGAGGAAGTCGAAAGCCGGCTGGCGCGGGTGGCGGATGCGTTTTTGCATCACGACCGGCCGATTTTAAGGCCGGCGGACGACTCGGTTTATCGCCGCATCGCCGGCAAACCCAGGCCGATACGCCTGGGCCGTGGCACGGCGCCGCTGGAATTGGCTGTGCCGTTCAGTTTCGGGCAGCCCTTATTGGCGGTCGGCGCTGATTTGAAAAATACCGTGGCGTTGGGGTTCGGGCGGCGCTTGGTGGTATCGCCGCATATCGGCAATCTGGGGTCGCCGCGCAGCGAGCAGGTGTTCACGCAAGTCATCGCCGATTTGCAAAGGCTGTACGGCGTTCGACCTGAGGCTGTGGTTTGCGATGCGCATCCTGGCTATCATGCCACGCGCTGGGCCAGGCAGGCGGGATTGCCGGTGATACCGGTTTTTCATCATTATGCCCATGCTTCGGCGCTGGTGGGTGAGCACGGCGTACAAGATCCCATGCTGGTGTTCACTTGGGATGGCACCGGTTACGGCGAGGATGGCACGATTTGGGGCGGTGAAACCTTGCTGGGTGCGCCCGGTAGTTGGCTGCGGGTAGGGACTTTAAAGACATTTCGATTGCCGGGAGGCGAGAAAGCCAGTCGCGAACCCTGGCGGTGCGCGTTGGCGGTCTGCTGGGAAGCGGGCCTGGAGTGGCAAGTGGGATTGCCCGATGCCGCTTTGCTGAAAAGCGCGCTGGAAAAAGGCGTCAACAGCCCGCTGACCAGTTCTGTTGGCAGATTGTTCGATGCGGCAGCGGCGTTGATGGGCATCGGATGCTATTCCAGCTACGAAGGCCATGCCGCGATGCGGCTGGAAGCCATTAGCCGCGCCGATGTACCGGGGCTGGATTTGCCCTTGTCGTTCAACGGCGCCGGTATCCTGGTGACGGACTGGCGCCCGTTGCTGCCGATGCTGACGAACCCAGCATTGAGTAAAGCCGAGCGGGGAGGGGCGTTTCATGCCAGTCTGGCAAGAGCCATCGTCGATCAGGCGCAGCATTTGCGCGAGATTCATGGCGTTGTCAACGTCGGTTTGACGGGCGGCGTATTCCAAAACCGCTTGTTGACCGAGTTGGCGCAAGGTGAATTGATCGAGCAGGGCTTTAGCGTTTATCTGTCCGAACGATTACCCGCTGGCGACGGCGCTATCAGTTTCGGACAATTGATTGAGGCTGCTGGGAAGGGGAAATAA
- a CDS encoding HypC/HybG/HupF family hydrogenase formation chaperone — translation MCLAIPMQISHIEGHQARCTAKGVQREASLFLLQDEEVKVGDYVLIHVGYAIQKISEAEAQSSWELFDEWFAQDAASA, via the coding sequence ATGTGCCTAGCCATTCCGATGCAGATCAGCCATATCGAGGGCCATCAGGCGCGTTGTACCGCCAAGGGCGTGCAGCGTGAAGCCAGTTTGTTTTTATTGCAGGACGAAGAGGTCAAGGTTGGCGATTACGTGTTGATTCACGTAGGTTATGCGATTCAGAAAATCAGCGAGGCCGAGGCTCAATCGTCGTGGGAATTGTTCGATGAGTGGTTTGCACAGGACGCAGCCAGTGCATGA
- a CDS encoding tetratricopeptide repeat protein, with amino-acid sequence MYTKRTILRNLGIAVLTTGLVACDGADERKAKYMEEGSQLFQAGDYEKAQLAYKNVLQIDPKHWESRYQMAETLSKQGKIENAFKEYNTIVANDENHVMARVRVGQLLLLNRAVDDAEKMATEALAKQPDNAEALVLMAGVQMAKNNSDAAIQSVEKALQKSPDDVSATLMKASIQVKNNQVGEAIALLKQGIEKKPDSIPLRTMLVGIYAKNQQTAEAEELLGAIIKLQPEEVQHYKNLALFQVGTHQLDKAEATLREAIQKLPDNEAATSNLIDFLVEKRSLEAAIAELQSVVQQKPDAYALKFKLASLQMANKQADKAEATLKQVVEQDKLGPNGISARDKLAGIYAATKRIDEAKALIKEVLDANPRDAEALTLRGQFALAENKIPEAIGDFRSVLVDQPNNVNVLKLLAATHLRNNEPELARENMEKVVAAAPADESARLELAGLQLNAGNEEQARQQIAELLKANPKSQKGLEALFRLEVAKKQWDKAQEVAKQVQQTFPDDAAGFYMSALGYQAEGKLDAAVDAFKNALEKKPDAIEPLTELVKTYMAQKQDAKAIAELQQVIKRHPDHFIAYNLLGGVYLSQKNFAEAKKNFAKAQEIKPDWFSPYRNLALAELVQNNKDQAIKIYTQGIEKTKGAMELVEDLARIYHGAGEHDKVLALYEESYKRYPQAAMVVNNLASYLSDYAATPENLERAAKMAEPLAKSKNPSFLDTVGWIAYKQDKLELAKDMLTKALEADAASPITNYHIGMLYFKQNDTVKAQEHLQKAVDSKANFDGLDEAKQTLEKLKPAG; translated from the coding sequence ATGTATACAAAAAGAACTATTTTAAGAAATCTAGGTATTGCTGTTTTAACGACCGGATTGGTAGCCTGTGATGGTGCCGATGAGCGCAAGGCGAAATACATGGAGGAAGGCAGTCAGCTTTTCCAGGCGGGGGATTACGAAAAAGCCCAGTTGGCGTACAAAAACGTATTGCAGATCGATCCCAAACACTGGGAAAGCCGTTATCAAATGGCGGAAACCTTGAGCAAACAAGGTAAGATCGAAAACGCCTTCAAGGAATACAACACCATCGTCGCCAATGATGAAAACCATGTGATGGCACGTGTTCGCGTGGGTCAATTGCTGCTATTGAACCGTGCGGTGGATGACGCCGAAAAAATGGCTACGGAGGCATTGGCCAAGCAACCGGATAATGCGGAAGCGCTGGTATTGATGGCCGGTGTGCAGATGGCCAAGAACAACAGCGATGCCGCGATTCAGTCCGTGGAAAAGGCCCTGCAAAAATCCCCGGACGATGTATCGGCCACCTTGATGAAGGCATCGATACAGGTCAAGAACAATCAAGTCGGCGAGGCAATCGCCTTGTTGAAGCAAGGCATCGAAAAAAAGCCGGACAGCATTCCGCTACGCACGATGCTGGTGGGGATTTACGCCAAAAACCAACAAACCGCCGAGGCGGAGGAGTTGCTGGGCGCCATCATCAAGCTGCAACCGGAAGAGGTGCAGCATTATAAAAATCTGGCGTTATTCCAGGTCGGCACTCATCAGCTCGACAAGGCCGAAGCAACATTACGCGAGGCGATTCAGAAATTGCCCGATAACGAAGCGGCCACGAGTAATCTGATCGATTTCCTGGTGGAAAAACGTAGTTTGGAAGCTGCGATCGCCGAGTTGCAGTCTGTCGTGCAACAAAAGCCGGATGCCTATGCGCTGAAGTTTAAACTGGCTTCCTTGCAAATGGCCAACAAACAGGCCGATAAAGCCGAGGCAACCCTGAAACAAGTCGTCGAGCAGGATAAGTTGGGACCGAATGGCATTTCCGCGCGCGACAAACTGGCTGGGATCTACGCGGCCACCAAACGCATCGATGAGGCCAAGGCCTTGATCAAGGAGGTCTTGGACGCCAATCCCCGCGATGCCGAAGCCTTGACCTTGCGCGGTCAATTTGCCCTGGCCGAAAACAAGATTCCGGAAGCGATTGGCGATTTTCGTTCGGTCTTGGTCGATCAGCCCAACAATGTCAACGTGTTGAAACTGCTGGCGGCCACGCATCTGCGCAACAACGAGCCGGAACTGGCGCGTGAAAACATGGAAAAAGTAGTTGCCGCGGCTCCGGCGGACGAGTCGGCGCGCCTGGAATTGGCCGGTTTGCAGCTTAATGCGGGTAACGAAGAGCAAGCCAGACAGCAGATCGCCGAGCTGTTGAAAGCCAACCCCAAAAGCCAAAAAGGCCTGGAAGCCTTGTTCAGGCTGGAAGTGGCCAAAAAGCAATGGGACAAGGCGCAAGAGGTGGCCAAACAGGTTCAGCAAACCTTCCCCGATGATGCGGCAGGGTTTTATATGTCGGCTTTGGGCTATCAGGCCGAAGGCAAATTGGATGCCGCGGTTGATGCCTTTAAAAATGCGCTCGAGAAAAAGCCCGATGCGATCGAACCTTTGACCGAACTGGTCAAAACTTACATGGCGCAAAAACAGGACGCCAAGGCGATCGCGGAATTACAGCAAGTCATCAAGCGTCATCCGGATCATTTCATCGCTTATAACCTGCTCGGTGGTGTTTATTTGAGCCAGAAGAACTTTGCCGAGGCTAAAAAGAACTTCGCCAAAGCGCAGGAGATCAAGCCGGACTGGTTCAGTCCTTATCGGAATCTGGCGCTGGCGGAATTGGTGCAAAACAACAAGGATCAAGCCATCAAGATTTATACCCAAGGTATAGAAAAAACCAAGGGGGCGATGGAATTGGTCGAGGATTTGGCGAGAATCTACCATGGTGCCGGCGAACACGATAAAGTGCTGGCGCTGTACGAGGAGTCGTATAAACGTTATCCGCAGGCTGCAATGGTCGTGAATAATTTGGCCAGCTATTTGTCCGATTATGCGGCCACGCCGGAAAATCTGGAGCGCGCGGCAAAAATGGCCGAGCCGTTGGCAAAATCCAAAAACCCCAGTTTTCTGGACACGGTCGGCTGGATAGCCTATAAGCAAGATAAACTGGAACTCGCCAAGGATATGCTGACTAAGGCGCTGGAAGCCGATGCCGCGTCGCCGATTACCAATTACCATATCGGTATGCTGTATTTCAAACAAAACGACACGGTAAAAGCGCAGGAGCACTTGCAAAAAGCGGTGGATTCGAAAGCCAATTTCGACGGCTTGGATGAAGCCAAGCAAACGTTGGAAAAACTCAAACCGGCTGGTTAA